In one Paracoccus everestensis genomic region, the following are encoded:
- a CDS encoding MOSC domain-containing protein has product MTATLAHIRRHPIKSVGGEGLDRVALSAARRLPGDREWAVLTDAGERNAQASQTAGEPDRWLPKSCFLRGVSSPQVQAISGGWNGDALVLRQPSQADLTINPETEGDRLVEWLRPLWPANAPAPTRLVRGAAIWTDQKWPWISILSLASLADLEARTEQTLGIHRWRGNLWVDGWHPWTERDLIGHIISIGDVELRVTAQIGRCEATSADTDTGERDIDMLATLEQLHGHTDFGIFAEVVTGGTIALGDEVTA; this is encoded by the coding sequence GTGACCGCGACCCTGGCCCATATCCGCCGCCATCCGATCAAGTCGGTCGGCGGAGAAGGGCTGGACCGCGTCGCCCTGTCTGCGGCGCGCCGCCTGCCCGGCGACCGTGAATGGGCTGTGCTGACGGATGCGGGTGAACGCAACGCTCAGGCCAGCCAGACGGCAGGCGAGCCTGACCGCTGGCTGCCAAAGTCCTGCTTCCTGCGCGGCGTGTCCTCGCCGCAGGTGCAGGCGATCAGCGGGGGGTGGAATGGTGACGCCCTGGTCCTGCGCCAGCCTTCGCAGGCCGACCTGACCATCAACCCGGAAACCGAAGGTGATCGCCTGGTTGAATGGCTGCGCCCGCTGTGGCCCGCGAATGCCCCCGCCCCCACCCGGCTGGTGCGGGGTGCGGCCATCTGGACCGACCAGAAATGGCCCTGGATCTCCATCCTGTCGCTGGCAAGCCTTGCAGACCTGGAAGCACGCACGGAACAGACCCTGGGCATCCACCGCTGGCGCGGCAACCTGTGGGTGGATGGCTGGCACCCCTGGACCGAGCGCGATCTGATCGGCCACATCATCAGCATCGGCGATGTGGAACTGCGCGTGACGGCCCAGATCGGTCGCTGCGAGGCCACCAGCGCCGATACGGACACCGGAGAACGCGACATCGACATGCTGGCCACGCTGGAACAACTTCACGGCCATACCGATTTCGGCATCTTCGCCGAGGTCGTGACCGGCGGCACCATTGCCCTGGGTGACGAGGTGACGGCATGA
- the yihA gene encoding ribosome biogenesis GTP-binding protein YihA/YsxC, which produces MKVAFPVAPEPDADSAEAARLLFAGPVDFLKGVVAMDGLPPADRPEVCFAGRSNVGKSSLINALTGRKGIARASNTPGRTQEINYFTLGEHSYLVDLPGYGFAKAPVAVVAKWQALLKNYLAGRPTLRRAFCLIDSRHGVKPVDHEIMTLLDRSAVPFQAVLTKIDKLGPNALQPVIDQVEAELQKHPAAFPQIVVTSSDKGQGITTLRAIIAGLD; this is translated from the coding sequence ATGAAGGTCGCCTTTCCCGTCGCCCCCGAACCCGATGCCGACAGCGCCGAGGCCGCGCGCCTGCTGTTCGCCGGCCCGGTAGATTTCCTCAAGGGCGTGGTCGCCATGGACGGCCTGCCCCCTGCCGACCGCCCCGAGGTCTGCTTTGCCGGCCGCAGCAACGTGGGCAAGTCCAGCCTGATCAACGCCCTGACCGGCCGCAAGGGCATTGCGCGGGCGTCCAACACGCCGGGCCGCACGCAGGAAATCAACTATTTCACCTTGGGTGAACACAGCTATCTGGTGGACTTGCCCGGTTATGGCTTTGCCAAAGCGCCGGTGGCGGTTGTCGCCAAATGGCAGGCGCTGCTGAAGAACTACCTCGCCGGACGCCCGACATTGCGCCGCGCCTTCTGCCTGATCGATTCGCGCCACGGCGTAAAGCCCGTGGACCACGAGATCATGACCCTGCTGGACCGGTCCGCCGTTCCTTTCCAGGCGGTCCTGACCAAGATCGATAAGCTGGGGCCGAACGCCCTCCAGCCGGTGATCGACCAGGTCGAGGCAGAGTTGCAGAAACATCCTGCCGCCTTCCCCCAGATCGTCGTCACCTCATCCGACAAGGGCCAGGGCATCACGACCCTGCGCGCGATCATAGCCGGTCTGGACTGA
- the argB gene encoding acetylglutamate kinase, with translation MNRDWTATARTLSEALPYLQRYSGAVVVVKFGGNAMGDDDAMAEFARDIVLMKQVGMNPVVCHGGGPMINELLARLGIESTFVRGKRVTTKETVEVVEMVLSGLVNKRIVQAINDAGGRAVGISGKDDDLMVCEVDDPELGFVGRPIEMNVQIIRDLYKAGLIPVIAPVATGMADNETFNVNGDTAAGAIAGALRADRLLLLTDVAGVKDANGEVLTQIHPDQVRQMIADGTIAGGMIPKTETALKALEEGVRAVVILDGRVPNASLLELFTEHGAGSLIRSTPPSTRPRGLRQGEASL, from the coding sequence ATGAACCGCGACTGGACCGCCACCGCCAGAACCCTGTCCGAGGCCCTGCCCTATCTGCAACGCTATTCCGGCGCTGTCGTCGTCGTGAAGTTCGGCGGCAATGCCATGGGCGACGACGACGCCATGGCCGAATTCGCCCGCGACATCGTATTGATGAAGCAGGTCGGCATGAACCCGGTCGTCTGCCACGGCGGCGGCCCGATGATCAATGAATTGCTGGCCCGGCTGGGCATTGAAAGCACCTTCGTGCGCGGCAAGCGCGTCACCACCAAGGAAACGGTGGAAGTGGTGGAGATGGTCCTGTCGGGCCTTGTCAACAAACGCATCGTCCAGGCCATCAACGACGCGGGCGGCCGCGCGGTCGGCATCAGCGGCAAGGACGACGACCTGATGGTCTGCGAGGTGGACGATCCCGAACTGGGCTTTGTCGGACGCCCGATCGAGATGAATGTCCAGATCATCCGCGACCTTTACAAGGCGGGCCTGATCCCTGTCATCGCCCCCGTCGCCACCGGCATGGCCGACAACGAAACCTTCAATGTCAACGGCGACACCGCGGCGGGCGCGATCGCGGGTGCCCTGCGCGCTGACCGGCTGCTGCTGCTGACCGACGTGGCAGGCGTCAAGGATGCCAATGGCGAGGTTCTGACCCAGATCCACCCCGACCAGGTGCGCCAGATGATCGCGGACGGCACCATTGCGGGCGGCATGATCCCCAAGACCGAAACCGCCCTGAAGGCATTGGAGGAAGGCGTGCGCGCCGTGGTGATCCTGGATGGACGGGTGCCGAACGCCAGCCTTCTGGAACTGTTCACCGAACATGGGGCGGGCAGCCTGATCCGGTCCACGCCGCCTTCCACCCGTCCGCGCGGGCTGCGCCAGGGCGAAGCGTCCCTGTAA
- a CDS encoding SixA phosphatase family protein, giving the protein MTPLGHRRLILTRHAKSAWDDPNLADHDRPLNDRGRRSALALGDWMASRGYEPEEVLCSSAARTQETWATIASAPLEVRPLLRIEAGLYQAGPEKMLSILKTAMHPTVMMLGHNPGISELAALLPARLPLDPDFRRYPTGATLVVDFQVDSWSQVEPGQGSVMDFVRLDGRN; this is encoded by the coding sequence ATGACACCGCTTGGACATCGACGGCTGATCCTGACGCGCCACGCCAAATCGGCCTGGGATGATCCGAACCTGGCCGATCATGACCGCCCGCTGAACGACCGAGGCCGCCGGTCCGCGCTCGCGCTTGGCGACTGGATGGCGTCGCGCGGCTATGAACCCGAGGAAGTTTTGTGTTCGTCTGCGGCCCGTACCCAGGAAACCTGGGCCACCATCGCCAGCGCCCCCCTGGAGGTTCGCCCCCTGCTGCGGATCGAGGCCGGGCTTTACCAGGCTGGCCCCGAAAAAATGCTGTCGATCCTGAAGACCGCGATGCATCCAACGGTGATGATGCTGGGCCACAACCCCGGCATTTCCGAATTGGCGGCACTGCTGCCCGCGCGCCTGCCGCTGGATCCCGATTTCCGCCGTTATCCCACCGGCGCGACCCTGGTCGTGGATTTCCAGGTGGACAGCTGGTCCCAGGTCGAGCCTGGCCAGGGCAGCGTCATGGATTTCGTGCGCCTCGACGGACGCAACTGA